One segment of Terriglobia bacterium DNA contains the following:
- a CDS encoding acyl-CoA thioesterase: MHSNDGHDTPIHIVPPRAVSESQSQMAEVVLPNDANPLGNLLGGRLMHFIDIAGALAAHRHSHSHVVTASIDHIDFRRPVHIGDLLILKSSVNRAFNTSMEIGVKCWVENYIAGTTQHVASAYLTFVAVDAHGKHKSVPEVAPETAEEKRRYEDAGRRRELRKWELGRKNAVKS; the protein is encoded by the coding sequence ATGCATTCGAATGATGGCCACGACACACCAATTCATATCGTGCCGCCGCGGGCCGTAAGTGAATCACAATCTCAGATGGCGGAAGTGGTTCTGCCGAACGACGCCAATCCGCTGGGCAACCTGCTTGGCGGAAGGCTCATGCACTTCATTGACATTGCGGGAGCGCTGGCGGCGCACAGGCACTCGCACAGTCACGTGGTTACGGCATCCATAGACCACATTGATTTTCGACGGCCAGTGCACATCGGCGATTTGCTGATTTTGAAATCTTCAGTCAACCGCGCATTCAATACGTCCATGGAGATCGGCGTAAAGTGCTGGGTGGAAAACTATATTGCCGGGACCACGCAGCATGTAGCGTCAGCGTATCTGACATTCGTTGCCGTGGATGCACACGGCAAACACAAATCCGTGCCCGAGGTAGCGCCGGAAACGGCCGAAGAAAAAAGACGCTATGAAGATGCGGGCCGGCGTAGAGAGCTAAGGAAATGGGAACTGGGCCGGAAGAATGCAGTGAAGAGCTAG
- a CDS encoding Mrp/NBP35 family ATP-binding protein, with translation MAHGHQHGAQQQGPFPLPGVSNIIAVGSGKGGVGKTTIAVNLAVALAKMGYKTGLLDADVYGPNVPLMMHTSQQPRVLNENLIEPLQNYGVKIISVGFLNPGDKPIVWRGPMLHQIIRQFLQQVVWGELDYLVVDLPPGTGDVVISLFQTVPLSGAVVVSTPSDVSLQDGRKAIEMFRTARVDVLGLVENMSHFLCPHCHQEIDIFSKGGVERTAKEFGVPFLGSIELDPEIRKGGDAGQPPALAGENDPHAKSLYDFAKRVLMRLAEVKSSAAPGDVIQVQ, from the coding sequence ATGGCTCACGGACATCAGCACGGAGCCCAGCAGCAGGGACCATTCCCGCTGCCGGGAGTCAGCAACATCATCGCAGTCGGATCAGGCAAGGGCGGCGTGGGGAAGACCACCATCGCCGTAAATCTGGCCGTGGCACTGGCCAAAATGGGCTATAAGACCGGCTTGCTGGACGCCGACGTTTACGGTCCCAACGTGCCGCTGATGATGCATACCAGCCAGCAGCCGCGCGTGCTGAATGAGAACCTGATCGAGCCTCTGCAGAATTATGGGGTCAAGATCATCTCCGTGGGATTTCTGAATCCCGGCGACAAGCCAATCGTATGGCGCGGCCCCATGTTGCACCAGATCATCAGGCAGTTTCTGCAGCAGGTGGTGTGGGGCGAGTTGGATTACCTAGTGGTGGACCTGCCTCCTGGCACCGGCGACGTGGTGATCTCGCTGTTCCAGACGGTTCCGCTCAGCGGCGCCGTGGTGGTATCGACGCCGTCGGATGTGTCGCTGCAGGACGGACGCAAGGCTATTGAGATGTTCCGCACCGCGCGGGTCGACGTACTCGGGCTGGTGGAGAACATGAGCCACTTCCTCTGCCCGCATTGCCATCAGGAAATCGATATCTTCTCCAAGGGAGGCGTGGAGCGGACGGCGAAGGAGTTCGGCGTGCCATTTCTGGGATCGATTGAGCTTGATCCTGAGATCCGCAAAGGCGGCGACGCGGGCCAGCCTCCGGCACTGGCAGGGGAGAATGATCCTCACGCCAAGTCTCTCTACGATTTCGCCAAACGGGTGCTGATGCGCCTGGCTGAGGTCAAGAGCAGCGCCGCGCCAGGGGATGTGATTCAGGTGCAGTAG
- the hrcA gene encoding heat-inducible transcriptional repressor HrcA → MPNPGQIGPREREILTAIVETYISTGEPVGSRTLSRHNKDGLSPATIRNVMADLADSGFLEQPHTSAGRVPTSQAYRYYVDQISGKATISAADQTLISDTLQGTVDVQEFLERTSHVLSLVSSGVGVAIGNAGPKNALEHVYFSRQGNNRVLAVVVTKSGVVHDRMMRLERDLDQSDLNTAANYINENFRGWIISNVKAELRRRIDHERSEYDRLMKSLDELDKSGALAAEEPAKNIFVEGVANLVGNDQDRLRLRDLVKTLEEKERVADLLSAYLDTRQEAVRVVIGLEEAVPEMRNFVLIGAPARVGEEMRGSLAVIGPTRMDYQHTITAVSYIAQLFDKLLNENT, encoded by the coding sequence ATGCCAAACCCAGGACAAATCGGCCCTCGTGAGCGGGAAATTCTCACCGCTATCGTGGAGACGTATATCTCCACGGGTGAGCCGGTAGGATCGCGCACGCTTTCACGCCACAATAAAGATGGCCTCAGTCCCGCGACGATCCGCAACGTAATGGCAGACTTGGCTGACAGCGGATTCCTGGAGCAGCCACACACTTCGGCAGGACGCGTGCCGACATCGCAGGCTTACAGGTATTACGTGGACCAGATTTCCGGCAAGGCGACGATCTCCGCGGCTGACCAGACGCTGATTTCAGACACGTTACAGGGTACGGTGGACGTGCAGGAGTTTCTGGAACGGACATCGCACGTTTTATCGCTGGTGTCGAGTGGAGTTGGAGTCGCAATCGGGAACGCCGGGCCAAAGAACGCGCTGGAGCATGTTTATTTCTCGCGTCAGGGCAACAATCGCGTGCTGGCCGTCGTCGTCACCAAGTCAGGCGTGGTGCATGACCGCATGATGCGGCTGGAGCGCGATCTGGACCAGAGTGACCTGAACACAGCGGCCAATTACATCAATGAGAATTTCCGCGGCTGGATCATCAGCAACGTAAAAGCGGAGCTGCGCCGCCGGATTGACCATGAACGATCCGAGTATGACCGGCTGATGAAGAGCCTGGACGAACTGGATAAAAGCGGAGCGCTGGCAGCCGAAGAGCCGGCCAAGAACATCTTTGTAGAGGGTGTAGCGAACCTTGTGGGTAATGACCAGGACCGCCTTCGGCTGCGTGATCTGGTTAAGACACTGGAAGAGAAAGAACGCGTGGCAGATCTGCTTTCCGCCTATCTGGATACGCGCCAGGAGGCCGTGCGCGTGGTGATCGGCCTGGAAGAAGCGGTGCCGGAGATGCGCAACTTTGTTCTGATCGGCGCGCCTGCCCGTGTAGGCGAAGAGATGCGCGGATCGCTGGCCGTCATAGGTCCAACCCGCATGGATTATCAACATACCATCACGGCGGTTTCTTACATCGCTCAGCTTTTTGACAAGCTGCTGAATGAGAACACGTGA
- the grpE gene encoding nucleotide exchange factor GrpE has translation MSKGNGQADVSLEDRLKEEQVKDTQLQDEQNQTLEKELPAAEPTDGFEEKGISGGNPQGSVATAGGELEKLRAERNDLFERLARLQAEFDNYRKRAAKENAEYRDYAVSDAARVLLPVVDSFTLALKNAAAKPEDLRKGVELIFKQLQDVLQKLNIERVPAQGEPFDPRVHEAIEMVETNDAPDHHVLEELQPGYRIKGRLLRPAMVRVAKKTG, from the coding sequence ATGAGCAAGGGCAACGGCCAGGCTGATGTCAGCCTGGAAGACCGGTTGAAAGAAGAACAAGTGAAAGATACGCAGTTGCAAGACGAACAAAATCAGACTTTGGAAAAAGAACTTCCTGCGGCTGAGCCTACGGACGGGTTCGAGGAAAAAGGCATTTCCGGCGGCAATCCTCAGGGTTCCGTCGCGACCGCCGGCGGCGAGTTGGAGAAGCTGCGCGCGGAGCGCAATGATCTGTTTGAACGGCTGGCGCGATTGCAGGCTGAGTTTGATAATTATCGCAAGCGTGCGGCAAAAGAAAATGCCGAATACCGCGATTACGCTGTGTCCGATGCTGCCCGCGTGCTGCTGCCGGTGGTCGATAGCTTTACGCTGGCGCTCAAAAACGCTGCCGCCAAGCCGGAAGATCTGCGCAAGGGAGTGGAGTTGATCTTCAAGCAGCTTCAGGACGTGCTGCAAAAATTGAATATCGAGCGCGTTCCGGCCCAGGGCGAGCCGTTTGATCCTCGGGTGCATGAGGCCATTGAGATGGTTGAAACCAATGACGCGCCAGATCATCATGTGTTGGAAGAGTTGCAGCCGGGCTATCGAATCAAGGGACGGTTGCTGCGTCCGGCGATGGTAAGGGTGGCGAAGAAAACCGGTTGA
- the dnaJ gene encoding molecular chaperone DnaJ produces MATQAKRDYYEILSVSRTATEQEIKSSYRKLAMQWHPDRNPGNAEAEEKFKECSEAYSVLMDADKRARYDQYGHAAVNGGGFGGFDGSNFADVSDIFGDIFSDFFGVNVGGGRGGRTRVQRGGDARADITLTFEEAAFGKKTQAKVRRYEACEQCKGTGSAGSKGPTTCQTCAGRGQVRYQQAMFSIARPCPTCHGHGRVITDPCGKCKGESRVMKEHAIDVSVPAGVEDGTRIRYQEQGDVGPNGGPAGDLYVVLEVKPHPFFEREGKDLHCSIPISFSQAAMGAEIVIPTLDGGEHKLKIQEGTQSGTTFRVRGKGVPALQSSGKGDMYVKVRVETPRKLTKRQRELMAELGDTFNIDNKPEPRSLFEKVKDIFG; encoded by the coding sequence TTGGCGACGCAAGCAAAACGCGATTATTACGAAATACTGAGCGTGAGCCGCACGGCCACTGAGCAGGAGATCAAAAGCTCATACCGCAAGCTGGCCATGCAGTGGCATCCGGACCGCAATCCGGGGAACGCTGAGGCGGAAGAAAAATTCAAGGAATGCTCTGAAGCCTACAGCGTGCTGATGGATGCGGATAAGCGCGCCCGCTATGACCAGTATGGCCATGCGGCTGTGAATGGCGGCGGTTTTGGCGGGTTTGACGGTTCCAACTTCGCCGACGTAAGCGACATTTTCGGCGACATATTCAGCGATTTCTTTGGCGTGAATGTGGGCGGCGGCCGCGGCGGTCGCACCCGTGTGCAGCGCGGCGGCGATGCGCGTGCAGATATCACGCTGACGTTTGAGGAAGCTGCTTTCGGCAAGAAGACCCAGGCGAAGGTTCGCCGCTATGAAGCTTGTGAGCAATGCAAAGGCACCGGCTCAGCAGGATCGAAGGGGCCAACCACCTGCCAAACATGCGCTGGCCGCGGCCAGGTGCGCTATCAGCAAGCTATGTTCAGCATTGCTCGGCCATGCCCAACCTGCCATGGACACGGGCGCGTAATAACCGATCCCTGCGGCAAGTGCAAGGGTGAAAGCCGCGTGATGAAGGAACATGCGATCGACGTGAGCGTACCGGCAGGCGTGGAAGATGGCACTCGCATTCGCTACCAGGAACAGGGCGATGTTGGCCCCAATGGCGGCCCGGCGGGCGATCTCTATGTGGTGCTTGAGGTAAAGCCGCATCCGTTCTTTGAGCGTGAAGGCAAGGACTTGCATTGTTCCATACCAATTTCATTCAGCCAGGCGGCCATGGGAGCGGAAATTGTCATCCCAACTCTGGATGGCGGCGAGCACAAGCTGAAGATCCAGGAAGGAACGCAATCGGGGACGACGTTCCGCGTTCGTGGTAAAGGTGTTCCGGCGCTGCAGAGTTCCGGCAAGGGTGACATGTACGTTAAAGTCCGGGTGGAAACGCCCCGCAAGCTCACCAAACGCCAGCGCGAGTTGATGGCCGAACTGGGCGATACGTTCAATATCGACAACAAGCCGGAGCCGCGCAGCCTGTTTGAAAAGGTGAAAGACATCTTTGGGTAA
- a CDS encoding 16S rRNA (uracil(1498)-N(3))-methyltransferase: MTRRRWIADRVEGDRAFLLGPNANHLFRVLRVKVGQEFDVAADGVLRSAKVAFASHDQVEFELGAEVESAALPQVTVYLSIFKFDHMEWALEKLTELGVSHVVPMVAQRTEEHLAKAASKRVERWRKIAREASQQARRIAPPEIAEPMALKKAIAQEQGSRIVLSEVEEHVSLKNVLAGCKPPLALAFGPEGGWAETELELFNAAGWKPASLGHTILRAETAAIAAVAVAMAELEPA; the protein is encoded by the coding sequence ATGACCCGCAGGCGCTGGATTGCCGACCGAGTAGAAGGCGACCGCGCTTTTCTGCTGGGCCCCAACGCCAACCATCTCTTTCGCGTTCTCCGCGTAAAAGTGGGCCAGGAGTTCGATGTTGCAGCCGATGGCGTGCTCCGTTCCGCGAAAGTGGCCTTTGCTTCGCACGACCAAGTTGAGTTTGAGCTAGGCGCGGAAGTTGAAAGCGCCGCGTTGCCGCAAGTCACGGTCTATCTTTCCATTTTTAAATTCGATCACATGGAGTGGGCGCTGGAAAAACTGACTGAGCTGGGCGTCAGCCACGTTGTTCCTATGGTCGCTCAGCGGACAGAAGAGCATCTGGCCAAAGCGGCCTCCAAGCGCGTGGAGCGCTGGCGCAAGATTGCCCGCGAAGCGTCACAGCAGGCGCGACGGATTGCGCCGCCGGAGATCGCCGAGCCTATGGCGCTGAAGAAAGCGATTGCGCAAGAGCAGGGAAGCCGGATCGTGCTTTCAGAAGTGGAAGAGCATGTTTCACTCAAAAATGTTCTTGCCGGTTGCAAGCCTCCGTTGGCTTTGGCGTTTGGGCCGGAAGGCGGATGGGCGGAGACGGAGTTAGAGCTTTTTAATGCAGCGGGATGGAAGCCTGCATCGTTGGGACACACGATCCTGCGCGCGGAGACCGCCGCAATCGCTGCAGTGGCAGTAGCGATGGCGGAGCTGGAACCCGCTTAG
- a CDS encoding ATP-dependent helicase, whose amino-acid sequence MTTFTPNSKQRQAIEHTVGPMLVLAGAGTGKTTVLVERIAWLIEQGHAKPEEILAITFTDNAADELKARVEKRLRRKTSIFAGTFHAYCLGVLKRAGKDFNLLLPEDVYVFLRQRIDQLGLKRFIKPADLGQFLEDLKNFFDRCHEELVGPDQFQQYVNGLRPGSDLPRNCRSKDVENVGEQEIVERWQEIARVYMNSMRLLERDNLGTFGMMIRNAVQLLESNPALLERERRKARFILIDEFQDCNSSNIILAQLLAGEEQNIFAVGDPDQAIYRFRGASSAAFEEFQKRFPLTEGVVLDENQRSRGNILRVAFSAINENPPVQSLGERVKFQRAQLESGRDRRDQQEGRFAFDEPVEVVLTDCHEGEAALIGEEIEQLRRNRRPGDCSMAVLYRQHMQREDLMAELAARDIPFIVIGLNVLETAMARDVLALAGAVGNDNDADSLFRVCALPKFKVAADELRKKLSAVAGQKGFKAVLHTLESAAPVLEAIKEARAFIREQELSAKGALAYLVRQFGLPEQDAVVQAILRFAAAWEKKAFVKNSALPEFLQYLDYYQKGRGIIPLFTEEQMAELERRNPGAVQLMSVHAAKGLEFSHVWLLRVTSGAFPTYFKEGLFEFPPALRSSIAVGEGKLVHDQEERRLFYVAITRARDRLSIGSRPGKGKKDPTPPGFLRPLIGDRRLTAALTTRTSNGAMPATLPLDPSPLGRWMLLPPAFAPDIALSANAVQSYATCPMKFKLERDWKIPGDAAAAMQYGFAIHTVLKNYYDPAAHVKELSVEDAIKAFKVEFGKGYIDDPIQRKIYEERGIDQLRTLLLASPRGSANVIATEHKFSFKLGEREIKGRIDRIDLLEEGVVRVIDYKTGAPKERKFADESLQLSIYAMAVAQMDLLPRELVLVNVQDNSLAVSSRTTKQLDSARDKIEEAAEGIRLGKFDPKPGSHCRWCDYQNLCPATEQRVFLPVKPLEVDAEKKVAGLNG is encoded by the coding sequence GTGACGACTTTTACTCCTAATTCGAAGCAGAGACAGGCCATCGAGCATACTGTTGGCCCCATGCTGGTGCTCGCTGGTGCGGGCACGGGCAAGACCACGGTGCTGGTGGAGCGCATTGCCTGGCTGATTGAGCAGGGCCACGCCAAGCCGGAAGAGATTCTGGCCATCACATTTACTGACAATGCTGCCGATGAATTGAAAGCCCGCGTGGAAAAGCGGCTGCGCCGCAAGACATCCATTTTTGCGGGAACGTTCCATGCTTATTGTCTTGGCGTGCTCAAGCGAGCAGGGAAGGATTTCAACTTGTTGCTGCCTGAAGACGTTTACGTGTTCTTGCGGCAGCGCATCGACCAGTTGGGGCTGAAGCGTTTCATCAAGCCCGCCGATCTGGGCCAGTTTCTTGAAGACCTGAAAAATTTCTTTGATCGCTGCCATGAAGAGTTGGTGGGGCCTGACCAGTTCCAGCAATACGTCAATGGTTTGCGTCCCGGAAGCGACCTGCCGCGCAACTGCCGCTCGAAAGACGTGGAAAATGTAGGTGAGCAGGAAATTGTTGAGCGCTGGCAGGAGATTGCGCGTGTTTATATGAACTCCATGCGGCTCCTGGAGCGCGACAATCTAGGCACGTTCGGCATGATGATTCGCAATGCTGTGCAGCTGTTGGAATCCAACCCCGCATTGCTGGAGCGCGAACGTCGCAAGGCACGGTTCATTCTGATCGATGAGTTTCAGGACTGTAATTCCAGCAACATCATTCTGGCGCAGCTTCTTGCGGGCGAAGAGCAGAACATTTTTGCTGTAGGCGATCCGGACCAGGCCATCTATCGCTTCCGTGGAGCTTCGAGTGCGGCGTTTGAAGAATTTCAAAAGCGTTTTCCCCTGACTGAAGGCGTAGTGCTGGATGAGAACCAGCGGTCGCGCGGAAATATTTTGCGCGTGGCTTTTTCTGCCATCAATGAGAACCCGCCGGTGCAATCACTGGGCGAACGGGTGAAGTTTCAGCGTGCGCAGCTTGAGTCAGGACGAGACCGCCGTGACCAGCAGGAAGGCCGGTTCGCATTCGACGAGCCGGTTGAGGTCGTTCTTACGGACTGCCATGAGGGCGAGGCCGCGCTCATTGGTGAGGAGATTGAGCAACTGCGACGGAATCGCAGGCCGGGCGACTGCTCTATGGCGGTGCTGTACCGCCAGCATATGCAGCGGGAAGATTTAATGGCGGAGCTGGCGGCGCGCGATATTCCGTTTATCGTGATCGGTCTCAACGTGCTGGAAACGGCCATGGCGCGTGACGTGCTGGCCCTGGCGGGGGCCGTGGGGAATGACAATGATGCGGACAGCCTGTTCCGTGTGTGCGCACTGCCAAAGTTCAAAGTTGCTGCCGATGAGTTGCGAAAGAAACTGAGCGCAGTCGCCGGACAGAAAGGTTTTAAAGCGGTGCTACACACGCTGGAGTCGGCAGCGCCGGTGCTGGAGGCGATTAAGGAAGCGCGCGCGTTTATCCGAGAGCAGGAGCTAAGCGCGAAGGGCGCGCTGGCCTATCTTGTCCGGCAGTTTGGATTGCCGGAACAGGATGCGGTCGTTCAGGCGATCCTGCGCTTTGCCGCGGCGTGGGAGAAAAAGGCGTTCGTCAAGAACTCGGCGCTGCCGGAGTTCCTGCAATATCTGGATTACTACCAGAAGGGCCGGGGAATTATTCCGTTGTTCACGGAAGAGCAGATGGCGGAGCTGGAGCGCCGCAATCCTGGCGCGGTGCAGTTGATGAGCGTGCACGCCGCCAAAGGGCTGGAGTTTTCGCATGTTTGGCTTCTCCGAGTCACTTCGGGGGCATTCCCTACATATTTCAAGGAAGGGCTGTTTGAGTTTCCTCCGGCGTTGCGCAGCTCTATTGCCGTGGGTGAAGGCAAGCTGGTGCATGACCAGGAAGAGCGCAGGCTCTTTTATGTTGCCATCACGCGGGCGCGCGACCGGCTGAGCATTGGGTCGCGTCCGGGAAAGGGCAAGAAGGATCCAACGCCTCCAGGATTTTTGCGTCCATTGATAGGCGACAGGAGGCTGACTGCCGCGCTGACCACGCGCACTAGCAATGGCGCAATGCCAGCCACGTTGCCGCTGGATCCTTCGCCCCTGGGACGCTGGATGCTGTTGCCGCCGGCTTTCGCGCCGGATATCGCACTCAGCGCGAACGCTGTGCAGAGCTATGCGACCTGCCCCATGAAGTTCAAGCTGGAGCGCGACTGGAAAATTCCCGGCGACGCTGCGGCGGCCATGCAGTATGGCTTTGCCATCCACACGGTGCTGAAGAATTATTACGATCCAGCGGCGCACGTCAAAGAGCTCAGTGTTGAAGACGCGATTAAGGCGTTCAAGGTTGAATTCGGCAAGGGCTACATTGACGATCCGATCCAGCGGAAGATATATGAAGAGCGCGGAATAGACCAGCTGCGCACGCTGCTGCTGGCCAGTCCCAGAGGATCGGCAAACGTGATTGCCACGGAGCACAAGTTCAGCTTCAAGCTGGGTGAAAGGGAGATCAAGGGACGCATTGACCGCATTGACCTGCTTGAAGAAGGCGTAGTGCGGGTGATCGATTACAAGACCGGAGCGCCGAAAGAACGCAAGTTCGCCGATGAGAGCTTGCAGCTATCGATTTACGCCATGGCGGTGGCGCAGATGGATTTGTTGCCGCGGGAACTGGTGTTGGTGAACGTGCAGGACAACAGTCTGGCGGTTTCCAGCCGGACAACGAAACAATTGGATTCGGCGCGCGACAAGATAGAAGAGGCGGCGGAGGGTATCCGGCTGGGCAAGTTCGATCCCAAGCCGGGATCGCATTGCCGCTGGTGTGATTATCAAAATCTGTGTCCGGCGACGGAGCAGCGGGTCTTTTTGCCGGTGAAACCTCTTGAAGTGGACGCTGAGAAAAAAGTGGCTGGACTGAATGGATGA
- the rmuC gene encoding DNA recombination protein RmuC, translating into MIGLANVLLIAVGAIFGFAIAWLLVRPNAAVLNARLSALQQELAKTRLEAQKFTDLNTQLNAAKVKLETTIALERKANDEKLAILNQMTQELRDSFQALSAEALKSNNQAFLHLAQSTLEKFQSEAKGDLELRQQAVENLVAPIGESLKRVDEQIRQMESVRDRAYGDLTTQVRSLISTQEKLQTETGNLVKALRSPTVRGRWGEIQLRRVVEIAGMLPYCDFVEQETVTTSTGRLRPDLVVRLPGGKNVVVDAKTPLLAYLEAVEATDDDFRRQKLSDHANQVRTHMLQLSSKLYQEQFEHTPEFVVMFLPGETFFSAALEQDPALIERGVSQKVIPASPTTLIALLKAVAYGWNQEKLARNAREISTLGKELHDRLRMLGAHIDNVGKGLDRAVESYNKAVGSLESRVMVSARKFVELGAPVTEEIAELSPIETTTRNLTLDFDDPEKAELSATTEPENSNGMAARSKALSASKASD; encoded by the coding sequence ATGATCGGCTTGGCCAATGTTCTGCTGATAGCAGTGGGAGCCATCTTTGGATTCGCGATTGCGTGGCTGCTGGTGCGTCCAAATGCGGCGGTTTTGAACGCGCGTTTGTCCGCCTTGCAGCAGGAGCTGGCGAAGACGCGCTTGGAAGCACAAAAGTTTACCGACCTGAATACGCAGTTGAATGCCGCCAAAGTAAAGCTGGAAACCACGATTGCGCTGGAGCGCAAGGCCAATGACGAGAAATTGGCCATCCTGAACCAGATGACCCAGGAATTGCGTGACAGCTTTCAGGCACTCTCCGCTGAAGCGCTCAAGAGCAATAACCAGGCATTTCTTCATCTCGCGCAATCGACACTGGAGAAATTTCAGAGCGAAGCCAAGGGCGACCTGGAGCTGCGGCAGCAGGCGGTCGAGAACCTCGTCGCGCCGATTGGGGAATCGCTCAAGAGGGTGGACGAGCAGATCCGCCAGATGGAAAGCGTTCGCGATCGGGCCTACGGCGATCTGACGACGCAGGTTCGCTCGTTGATTTCGACACAGGAGAAGCTTCAGACCGAAACGGGCAACCTGGTCAAAGCGCTACGCAGTCCCACGGTGCGCGGACGCTGGGGTGAGATTCAGCTCAGACGCGTGGTGGAAATTGCCGGCATGCTGCCCTACTGCGATTTTGTAGAGCAGGAAACGGTCACTACGAGTACAGGGCGGCTGCGTCCCGATCTGGTCGTTCGGCTGCCCGGAGGAAAGAACGTTGTGGTGGACGCCAAGACGCCGCTGCTGGCGTATCTGGAAGCCGTGGAAGCGACGGACGATGACTTCCGCCGGCAAAAGCTATCCGATCATGCCAACCAGGTCAGAACTCATATGCTCCAGCTCAGTTCCAAGCTCTACCAGGAGCAGTTTGAGCACACGCCGGAGTTTGTGGTGATGTTTTTGCCGGGCGAGACATTTTTTAGCGCGGCGCTGGAACAAGACCCCGCGCTGATTGAGCGCGGCGTGTCACAAAAAGTGATTCCAGCCTCGCCCACAACGCTCATCGCTTTGCTCAAGGCGGTTGCTTACGGCTGGAACCAGGAGAAGCTGGCCCGCAACGCACGCGAGATCAGCACGCTGGGCAAAGAGCTGCATGACCGTCTGCGGATGCTCGGCGCGCACATTGACAATGTGGGCAAGGGCTTGGATCGCGCCGTTGAGTCCTACAACAAAGCCGTGGGGTCGCTGGAGAGCCGCGTGATGGTTTCAGCACGCAAGTTTGTCGAGCTGGGCGCGCCTGTGACCGAAGAGATTGCCGAACTGAGCCCCATCGAGACCACGACCAGAAACCTGACGCTGGATTTCGATGATCCTGAAAAAGCAGAACTCAGTGCAACGACAGAACCAGAGAATTCGAACGGCATGGCAGCAAGGAGCAAAGCATTGTCGGCGAGCAAAGCGTCGGATTGA
- a CDS encoding CPBP family intramembrane metalloprotease, producing MTQFIDPQPTQSTTEAPSSLTEPLVAPVEPPKPALIAPLWHTIVITALILGNSFLGSSKVGAVHGSGSRVLLYGGTFVTQLILILFIWFGIRLRGVRMRDLIGGRWKTVEAFLLDVALAVGFWFTSILLLFGIRIALGTIDLHNLQKSVDDTVRILGPMAPHTYLEAGLFVALSVSAGLFEEIIFRGYLQRQFGALGRNAIIGIVASGILFGLAHGYQGTRMMIVIGIYGTFFGILAHLRKSLRPGMMAHAFQDSIAGIGLFKLVTRH from the coding sequence ATGACCCAGTTCATTGACCCGCAGCCCACGCAATCCACGACTGAAGCTCCGTCCTCTCTCACTGAACCGCTTGTCGCCCCGGTCGAGCCGCCAAAGCCTGCTCTCATTGCGCCTCTGTGGCATACCATAGTGATCACTGCGTTGATCCTGGGCAACTCATTTCTGGGATCGTCAAAGGTCGGCGCGGTCCACGGTTCGGGCTCGCGAGTTCTGCTTTATGGCGGGACGTTTGTCACGCAACTGATCCTGATCCTCTTCATTTGGTTTGGCATTCGCCTGCGCGGCGTGCGCATGCGTGACCTGATCGGCGGCCGCTGGAAGACCGTGGAAGCATTTTTGCTGGATGTGGCTCTGGCTGTCGGTTTTTGGTTTACGTCCATTCTGCTGCTTTTCGGGATTCGTATCGCTCTCGGTACTATCGATCTCCACAACTTGCAGAAATCGGTCGACGATACCGTACGCATTCTTGGGCCAATGGCTCCCCACACTTATCTTGAAGCAGGACTTTTTGTCGCATTGAGCGTCAGCGCAGGCCTGTTTGAAGAAATCATTTTCCGCGGATATCTGCAGCGGCAATTCGGCGCACTGGGCCGCAATGCGATCATTGGCATCGTGGCTTCGGGAATCCTTTTTGGTCTGGCGCACGGATACCAGGGCACGCGAATGATGATTGTGATCGGCATCTATGGAACTTTCTTCGGCATACTGGCGCATCTGCGGAAGAGCCTGCGTCCCGGAATGATGGCCCATGCCTTTCAGGATTCCATCGCCGGCATTGGTCTTTTCAAACTCGTTACGCGGCATTGA